A region of Muntiacus reevesi chromosome 11, mMunRee1.1, whole genome shotgun sequence DNA encodes the following proteins:
- the MTMR6 gene encoding myotubularin-related protein 6 isoform X1, with translation MEHIRTTKVEQVKLLDRFSTSNKSLTGTLYLTATHLLFIDAHQKETWILHHHIASVEKLALTTSGCPLVIQCKNFRTVHFIVPRERDCHDIYNSLLQLSKQAKYEDLYAFSYNPKQNDAERLQGWELIDLAEEYQRMGVPNSNWQLSDANRDYKICETYPRELYVPRIASKPIIVGSSKFRSKGRFPVLSYYHQSKEAAICRCSQPLSGFSARCLEDEHLLQAISKANPANRYMYVMDTRPRLNAMANRAAGKGYENEDNYSNIRFQFVGIENIHVMRSSLQKLLEVNGTKGLSVNDFYSGLESSGWLRHIKAVMDAAIFLAKAIAAESASVLVHCSDGWDRTSQVCSLGSLLLDPYYRTVRGFMVLIEKDWISFGHKFSERCGHLDGDPKEVSPVFTQFLECVWHLTEQFPQAFEFNEAFLLQIHEHIHSCQFGNFIGNCQKEREELKLKEKTYSLWPFLLDDQKKYLNPLYGSQSQKSAVLEPNTVSFNFKFWRNMYHQFDRTLHPRQSVFNIIMNMNEQNKQLEKDIKDLESQIKQRKNKQTDGILSKELLNSVRPESPALKATLSLKEQALLPVNDVLRTIEGSSPADNRYSEYADEFSKAEPAVVSLEYGVARMTC, from the exons ATGGAGCACATCCGTACGACCAAG GTTGAGCAAGTGAAGTTACTTGACCGGTTCAGTACCAGCAACAAGTCGTTAACTGGAACGCTGTATCTCACGGCCACACATCTGCTCTTCATAGACGCTCATCAGAAAGAAACCTGG ATACTGCACCACCATATTGCCTCCGTGGAGAAGCTCGCTCTGACGACTTCTGGGTgccccctggtgatccagtgcaaGAACTTCCGGACTGTGCACTTCATCGTTCCCAGAGAGAGAGACTGCCACGATATTTACAACTCTCTGCTGCAGCTGTCAAAGCAAG CAAAATACGAAGATCTCTATGCGTTCTCTTATAATCCCAAACAAAACGACGCCGAAAGGCTGCAGGGATGGGAACTCATTGACCTCGCTGAGGAGTATCAGAGGATGGGAGTGCCCAATTCCAACTGGCAGCTGTCTGACGCCAACCGAGACTATAAG ATCTGTGAAACTTACCCCAGAGAACTGTATGTGCCCCGAATCGCAAGCAAACCAATAATTGTTGGTAGTTCCAAGTTCCGGAGCAAGGGGAGGTTTCCTGTTCTCTCTTACTACCACCAGAGTAAGGAG GCTGCCATTTGTCGCTGTAGTCAGCCGCTGTCAGGGTTCAGTGCCCGGTGCCTCGAAGATGAACACTTACTTCAGGCCATCAGCAAGGCCAACCCAGCCAACCGCTACATGTACGTCATGGACACCAGACCCAGA ctgAATGCAATGGCCAACAGAGCAGCTGGAAAAGGTTATGAAAATGAAGACAACTATTCTAATATTAGATTTCAGTTTGTTGGAATTGAAAATATCCATGTCATGCGGTCCAGCCTTCAGAAATTATTGGAAG TCAACGGTACCAAAGGGCTTTCTGTCAACGATTTCTACTCTGGTCTGGAGAGCTCAGGATGGCTTCGCCACATCAAAGCTGTGATGGACGCTGCAATCTTCTTAGCCAAA GCAATCGCGGCTGAGAGTGCGAGTGTGCTGGTGCACTGCTCTGACGGCTGGGACAGGACCTCGCAGGTCTGCTCCCTGGGCTCTCTCCTGCTGGATCCCTACTACAGGACGGTCAGAGGGTTCATG gttttaatagaaaaagattggaTCTCCtttggacataagttttcagagAG GTGTGGCCATTTGGATGGTGACCCAAAGGAAGTCTCGCCAGTGTTTACTCAGTTCTTGGAGTGTGTGTGGCATTTGACCGAACAGTTTCCACAAGCCTTCGAGTTCAATGAAGCGTTTCTTCTTCAGATCCATGAACATATCCATTCATGCCAGTTTGGAAACTTTATTGGGAATtgtcagaaggaaagagaagaactcAA GTTGAAGGAGAAGACGTACTCCCTGTGGCCATTTCTTCTGGATGACCAGAAGAAGTACCTCAATCCTCTCTACGGTTCCCAGTCTCAGAAATCGGCAGTTTTGGAGCCAAATACAGTGTCTTTCAATTTTAA GTTTTGGAGAAACATGTACCACCAGTTTGATCGAACATTGCATCCTAGGCAGTctgtatttaatataattatgaaCATGAATGAGCAGAATAAGCAGTTAGAGAAAGATATCAAGGACTTAGAATCT CAAATCAAGCAAcgtaaaaataagcaaacagatgGAATTCTCAGCAAGGAATTGTTAAATTCAGTCCGTCCTGAATCACCCGCCCTCAAAGCCACCCTGAGTCTCAAGGAGCAGGCTCTGCTGCCTGTGAACGATGTTCTTCGAACTATAGAGGGCAGTAGCCCTGCAGATAACCGCTACAGCGAATACGCAGACGAGTTTTCCAAAGCCGAGCCTGCGGTGGTCAGCCTGGAGTATGGCGTGGCCAGGATGACCTGCTAG
- the MTMR6 gene encoding myotubularin-related protein 6 isoform X2, with protein sequence MEHIRTTKVEQVKLLDRFSTSNKSLTGTLYLTATHLLFIDAHQKETWILHHHIASVEKLALTTSGCPLVIQCKNFRTVHFIVPRERDCHDIYNSLLQLSKQAKYEDLYAFSYNPKQNDAERLQGWELIDLAEEYQRMGVPNSNWQLSDANRDYKICETYPRELYVPRIASKPIIVGSSKFRSKGRFPVLSYYHQSKEAAICRCSQPLSGFSARCLEDEHLLQAISKANPANRYMYVMDTRPRHRVQSWWATQKDIGRIIVRISSKIWNDEKIRESDEKKRLNAMANRAAGKGYENEDNYSNIRFQFVGIENIHVMRSSLQKLLEVNGTKGLSVNDFYSGLESSGWLRHIKAVMDAAIFLAKAIAAESASVLVHCSDGWDRTSQVCSLGSLLLDPYYRTVRGFMVLIEKDWISFGHKFSERCGHLDGDPKEVSPVFTQFLECVWHLTEQFPQAFEFNEAFLLQIHEHIHSCQFGNFIGNCQKEREELKLKEKTYSLWPFLLDDQKKYLNPLYGSQSQKSAVLEPNTVSFNFKFWRNMYHQFDRTLHPRQSVFNIIMNMNEQNKQLEKDIKDLESQIKQRKNKQTDGILSKELLNSVRPESPALKATLSLKEQALLPVNDVLRTIEGSSPADNRYSEYADEFSKAEPAVVSLEYGVARMTC encoded by the exons ATGGAGCACATCCGTACGACCAAG GTTGAGCAAGTGAAGTTACTTGACCGGTTCAGTACCAGCAACAAGTCGTTAACTGGAACGCTGTATCTCACGGCCACACATCTGCTCTTCATAGACGCTCATCAGAAAGAAACCTGG ATACTGCACCACCATATTGCCTCCGTGGAGAAGCTCGCTCTGACGACTTCTGGGTgccccctggtgatccagtgcaaGAACTTCCGGACTGTGCACTTCATCGTTCCCAGAGAGAGAGACTGCCACGATATTTACAACTCTCTGCTGCAGCTGTCAAAGCAAG CAAAATACGAAGATCTCTATGCGTTCTCTTATAATCCCAAACAAAACGACGCCGAAAGGCTGCAGGGATGGGAACTCATTGACCTCGCTGAGGAGTATCAGAGGATGGGAGTGCCCAATTCCAACTGGCAGCTGTCTGACGCCAACCGAGACTATAAG ATCTGTGAAACTTACCCCAGAGAACTGTATGTGCCCCGAATCGCAAGCAAACCAATAATTGTTGGTAGTTCCAAGTTCCGGAGCAAGGGGAGGTTTCCTGTTCTCTCTTACTACCACCAGAGTAAGGAG GCTGCCATTTGTCGCTGTAGTCAGCCGCTGTCAGGGTTCAGTGCCCGGTGCCTCGAAGATGAACACTTACTTCAGGCCATCAGCAAGGCCAACCCAGCCAACCGCTACATGTACGTCATGGACACCAGACCCAGA caTCGTGTgcagagctggtgggctacacaaAAGGACATTGGCAGAATTATAGTGAGGATTTCTTCAAAAATCTGGAAtgatgagaaaataagagaaagcgATGAGAAAAAGCGA ctgAATGCAATGGCCAACAGAGCAGCTGGAAAAGGTTATGAAAATGAAGACAACTATTCTAATATTAGATTTCAGTTTGTTGGAATTGAAAATATCCATGTCATGCGGTCCAGCCTTCAGAAATTATTGGAAG TCAACGGTACCAAAGGGCTTTCTGTCAACGATTTCTACTCTGGTCTGGAGAGCTCAGGATGGCTTCGCCACATCAAAGCTGTGATGGACGCTGCAATCTTCTTAGCCAAA GCAATCGCGGCTGAGAGTGCGAGTGTGCTGGTGCACTGCTCTGACGGCTGGGACAGGACCTCGCAGGTCTGCTCCCTGGGCTCTCTCCTGCTGGATCCCTACTACAGGACGGTCAGAGGGTTCATG gttttaatagaaaaagattggaTCTCCtttggacataagttttcagagAG GTGTGGCCATTTGGATGGTGACCCAAAGGAAGTCTCGCCAGTGTTTACTCAGTTCTTGGAGTGTGTGTGGCATTTGACCGAACAGTTTCCACAAGCCTTCGAGTTCAATGAAGCGTTTCTTCTTCAGATCCATGAACATATCCATTCATGCCAGTTTGGAAACTTTATTGGGAATtgtcagaaggaaagagaagaactcAA GTTGAAGGAGAAGACGTACTCCCTGTGGCCATTTCTTCTGGATGACCAGAAGAAGTACCTCAATCCTCTCTACGGTTCCCAGTCTCAGAAATCGGCAGTTTTGGAGCCAAATACAGTGTCTTTCAATTTTAA GTTTTGGAGAAACATGTACCACCAGTTTGATCGAACATTGCATCCTAGGCAGTctgtatttaatataattatgaaCATGAATGAGCAGAATAAGCAGTTAGAGAAAGATATCAAGGACTTAGAATCT CAAATCAAGCAAcgtaaaaataagcaaacagatgGAATTCTCAGCAAGGAATTGTTAAATTCAGTCCGTCCTGAATCACCCGCCCTCAAAGCCACCCTGAGTCTCAAGGAGCAGGCTCTGCTGCCTGTGAACGATGTTCTTCGAACTATAGAGGGCAGTAGCCCTGCAGATAACCGCTACAGCGAATACGCAGACGAGTTTTCCAAAGCCGAGCCTGCGGTGGTCAGCCTGGAGTATGGCGTGGCCAGGATGACCTGCTAG